A single window of Granulicella mallensis MP5ACTX8 DNA harbors:
- a CDS encoding DUF4160 domain-containing protein — protein sequence MVFTDDHEPAHIHARGRGVQAVFLLNCAGGPVLLQRSEGTTVAEEAALARFITENRAILCEAWEELHGHTRSA from the coding sequence ATGGTGTTCACGGACGATCATGAACCAGCACATATTCACGCGCGCGGCAGAGGCGTCCAGGCCGTCTTTCTTTTGAATTGTGCCGGTGGTCCGGTTCTTCTCCAAAGAAGTGAAGGAACAACGGTTGCTGAAGAGGCCGCATTGGCTCGATTTATTACTGAAAATAGAGCTATTCTGTGTGAAGCATGGGAGGAGTTGCATGGTCACACAAGAAGCGCATGA
- a CDS encoding segregation and condensation protein A: protein MSDELKDEQKIDANEETAPEQVAPETASEERNDTAPEAEAAVASNDSITPSEPFALEHPPTPPPPEPRKQTQKEKDRDREEASQSPFSITVGQVYDGPLDLLLDLIRKQNIDIYDIPIARITAQFLEYTHHLKQTDVDAAGEFIYVASLLIHIKSKTLLPRDPLAVAAGVDDDPRRELVERLLEHERFKAAAQMLMQKQQIEEATWSKPGLKAFLHDEGLDSVEGEREIAADTVDLVRVFQDILQRLRERPVHSINEDSVTVAQMIDYVKRRLLMEDKPVSLRRMLHSTHSERALICTFLAMLELVRLQAIVLRQAEQLGDILVKKTDAFEQVFADQAVVRDDWS from the coding sequence ATGAGCGATGAGCTGAAGGACGAACAGAAGATCGACGCGAACGAAGAAACAGCCCCGGAGCAGGTTGCTCCGGAGACTGCTTCCGAGGAACGGAACGACACAGCGCCAGAAGCTGAAGCCGCTGTCGCGTCCAATGACAGCATCACGCCTTCAGAGCCCTTCGCGCTCGAGCACCCGCCAACACCGCCTCCGCCTGAGCCCAGAAAGCAGACTCAGAAAGAGAAAGACAGGGACAGGGAAGAGGCCTCGCAGTCCCCTTTCTCGATCACTGTCGGCCAGGTCTACGACGGCCCGCTCGATCTGCTGCTCGACCTCATCCGCAAGCAGAACATCGACATCTACGACATTCCCATCGCACGCATCACCGCCCAGTTTCTGGAATACACGCACCACCTGAAACAGACCGACGTCGATGCCGCGGGCGAGTTCATCTATGTAGCCTCGCTGCTGATCCACATCAAGTCGAAGACGCTGCTGCCGCGCGACCCTCTGGCCGTTGCCGCGGGCGTCGACGACGACCCGCGCCGCGAGCTCGTGGAGCGCCTGTTGGAGCACGAGCGCTTCAAGGCCGCCGCGCAGATGCTGATGCAGAAGCAGCAGATCGAAGAGGCCACCTGGTCCAAGCCCGGCCTGAAGGCCTTTCTCCACGACGAAGGCCTGGACTCCGTCGAAGGCGAACGCGAGATCGCCGCCGACACGGTAGACCTCGTGCGCGTGTTCCAGGACATCCTGCAGCGGCTGCGCGAACGTCCCGTGCACTCCATCAACGAGGACTCCGTCACCGTAGCGCAGATGATCGACTACGTGAAGCGTCGCCTGCTGATGGAAGACAAACCCGTAAGCCTGCGGCGCATGCTGCACAGCACGCACTCCGAACGCGCGCTGATCTGCACGTTCCTCGCGATGCTGGAGCTTGTGCGTCTACAGGCGATTGTCCTGCGCCAGGCCGAGCAGCTGGGCGATATCCTCGTCAAGAAGACCGATGCCTTCGAGCAGGTCTTCGCGGATCAGGCTGTAGTGAGAGACGACTGGAGCTAG
- a CDS encoding LysR substrate-binding domain-containing protein, with protein MNDEIELRHLRYFLAVADTLHFTKAAQRLGIAQPPLSQQIRKLEGLLGHPLFLRTTRGVKLTPAGQLLAERARGTLDKVRDDLTQVRRIGRGEEGTLTVGFSGSVMFTQLPAAIQSFRHRYPKVELRLREFVTSAQIAALLEGTLDLALMRDGDPTPGLEMTTLLKERYIAVLPQSHPLSRKRTLRVKDLAAEPFVLFARQMGSLAFDRTIACCERSGFRPNIVQDAPQWPTVVRLVAAGLGVSLAPACLTNLEMPGAVYREVQTPDRTTIDSGVRSSVPSTLANNFLELARRYLAKSNSLTRPNPPRS; from the coding sequence ATGAATGATGAGATCGAGCTTCGCCATCTTCGTTACTTTCTCGCCGTAGCGGATACGCTGCACTTCACCAAGGCCGCTCAGCGGCTCGGGATCGCCCAGCCGCCGCTGAGTCAGCAGATTCGCAAGCTGGAAGGGCTGCTGGGACATCCGCTGTTTCTGCGCACAACGCGCGGTGTAAAGCTGACGCCCGCCGGCCAACTCCTCGCCGAACGCGCACGCGGCACGCTCGACAAAGTACGTGACGACCTGACGCAGGTGCGCCGCATCGGCCGAGGCGAAGAAGGAACGCTCACCGTTGGCTTCAGCGGCTCCGTAATGTTCACCCAGCTTCCGGCGGCCATACAGAGCTTCCGGCATCGCTATCCGAAGGTGGAGCTGCGCCTGCGCGAGTTCGTTACCTCCGCGCAGATCGCCGCACTGCTGGAGGGCACACTCGACCTCGCCTTGATGCGCGACGGCGATCCCACCCCAGGCCTCGAGATGACCACGCTGCTCAAGGAGCGCTATATCGCTGTGCTGCCGCAGTCGCATCCGTTGTCGCGCAAGCGCACACTACGCGTGAAGGATCTTGCCGCAGAACCCTTCGTGCTGTTCGCCCGCCAGATGGGCTCTCTCGCCTTCGATCGCACGATCGCCTGCTGCGAGCGCAGCGGCTTCCGGCCTAACATCGTTCAGGACGCGCCCCAATGGCCAACAGTCGTCCGCCTCGTCGCTGCAGGGCTTGGAGTCTCGCTCGCACCCGCGTGCCTCACGAACCTGGAGATGCCCGGCGCAGTCTATCGCGAAGTACAGACGCCGGACCGAACCACCATCGACTCTGGTGTCCGGTCCAGCGTTCCATCCACTCTCGCCAATAATTTTCTTGAGCTGGCCCGTCGCTATCTCGCGAAGTCGAACAGTCTTACTCGACCGAACCCACCCAGGAGCTAA
- the trpS gene encoding tryptophan--tRNA ligase, which yields MSPSSTRTIPRPRVLSGMRPTGRLHLGNYMGALYNWVRLQHEYDCYFFIADLHALTTDYADPSRVQDNIFEIALDFLSAGLDPGRCVVFRQSDVLQHDRLNTLFGMFTPLGWLERVPTYKDQQQQLTSKDLSTYGFLGYPLLQAADILLYKPDFVPVGADQVAHVELTREVARRFNQLYPGNFYLAPDAAPWEMQAILEKARKLAGEPKNSTRTDFSHHQLFEAAGQTKKIGSFGRGEILPEPKVLLTPSPKLPGLDGRKMSKSYGNTIMLAEPEADLREKLKTMVTDPARVRRIDPGNPDVCPVFDLHKVFSSETVQAEAAEGCRKASIGCIECKSWVADAIVTAIAPIQAHRRDLEKRPGVIKDVLANGSARAAKRAQETLHEVQLAMGLA from the coding sequence ATGAGCCCCTCTTCAACACGAACGATACCGCGCCCCCGCGTCCTCAGCGGCATGCGACCCACCGGCAGGCTGCACCTCGGCAACTACATGGGCGCCCTCTACAACTGGGTGCGCCTGCAGCACGAGTACGACTGCTACTTCTTCATCGCCGATCTCCACGCCCTGACCACGGACTACGCCGATCCCAGCCGCGTGCAGGACAACATCTTCGAGATCGCGCTGGACTTCCTCTCCGCCGGGCTCGACCCCGGCCGCTGTGTCGTCTTCCGCCAGAGCGATGTGCTGCAGCACGACCGCCTGAATACGCTCTTCGGCATGTTCACGCCGCTCGGCTGGCTTGAGCGCGTGCCCACCTACAAGGACCAGCAGCAGCAGCTTACGAGCAAGGACCTGAGCACCTACGGGTTCCTCGGATACCCACTGTTGCAGGCCGCCGACATTCTGCTCTACAAGCCGGACTTCGTACCCGTCGGCGCGGACCAGGTAGCGCACGTCGAGTTGACCCGCGAGGTCGCGCGCCGCTTCAACCAGCTCTACCCCGGCAACTTCTATCTCGCTCCCGACGCTGCGCCCTGGGAGATGCAGGCCATCCTCGAAAAGGCCCGCAAGCTCGCCGGAGAGCCGAAGAACTCGACCCGCACGGACTTCAGCCATCACCAGCTCTTTGAGGCCGCCGGTCAGACGAAGAAGATCGGCAGCTTTGGCCGTGGCGAGATTCTGCCCGAGCCCAAGGTGCTGCTGACGCCCTCGCCCAAGCTGCCCGGACTCGACGGCCGCAAGATGTCGAAGAGCTACGGCAACACGATCATGCTCGCCGAGCCCGAAGCCGATCTACGCGAAAAGCTGAAGACGATGGTCACCGACCCGGCTCGCGTTCGCCGTATCGATCCCGGCAATCCTGATGTCTGCCCGGTCTTCGATCTGCACAAGGTCTTCTCCAGCGAAACCGTACAGGCTGAAGCCGCCGAGGGCTGCCGCAAGGCCAGCATCGGCTGCATCGAGTGCAAGAGCTGGGTTGCGGACGCGATCGTCACCGCCATTGCGCCGATCCAGGCGCACCGCCGTGACCTTGAAAAGCGCCCCGGCGTCATCAAGGATGTGCTCGCCAACGGCAGCGCTCGCGCCGCCAAGCGCGCGCAGGAGACGCTGCACGAAGTGCAGCTCGCAATGGGGCTGGCCTAA
- a CDS encoding glycoside hydrolase family 13 protein: protein MQTRNLLPLLVIQALLCGAISAQTSTADPSALRAAATPSSDQTWWKHAVVYEIYPRSFQDSNGDGIGDLNGITQRLDYLQKLGIDAIWISPMYPSPQVDFGYDISDYENVDPKYGSLADFDRLMAEAKKRNIRIMLDMVLNHTSDKHRWFIESASSRTNPKHDWYVWNDGVPGTGKNAHQGPHGSVVPPNNWISGFGGSAWEWNPTVKQFYYHQFYKQQPDLNWRNPEVEKAMFGSMQFWLDRGVAGFRLDAITDLFEDPKLHNNPETGGINAQGDPNLADTYTNNLPEVHDTIRRMRAMVAKYPGNRVLIGETYLPNTAELDKWYGGTAKDELQLPMDMIVGFSNRLSASNFRKRIEEVETQVHGSQPLLVFDNHDNGRSWERYGDGVHNEQIAKLIAAMLFTTHSTALMYYGEELGMVTSVPTRVEDVKDPIGITGWPKEKGRDGERTPMQWDGATDAGFSTASSTWLPVASNYKTVNVQAESGDPNSLLNWHKELIHLRRDLPALHEGGMVMLDRTNSNVLSYVRTAPAGAKAVVVMLNMSAQPQTLSLDLAEAGLKGKRVKTILTDESSLKGLSALTNVTLPPFSSWVGSVE from the coding sequence ATGCAAACACGAAATCTTCTCCCCCTCCTCGTGATTCAAGCGCTGCTTTGCGGCGCGATTTCAGCCCAGACCTCTACAGCCGACCCCAGCGCTTTGCGCGCTGCTGCTACACCCTCCAGCGATCAAACCTGGTGGAAGCATGCGGTCGTCTATGAAATCTATCCGCGTTCGTTTCAGGACTCCAACGGCGATGGCATCGGGGATCTGAACGGTATCACGCAGCGGCTGGACTATCTCCAAAAGCTTGGTATCGACGCAATCTGGATCTCGCCGATGTACCCTTCGCCGCAGGTGGACTTCGGTTACGACATCTCCGACTACGAGAATGTCGATCCGAAGTATGGCTCGTTGGCTGACTTCGATCGCCTGATGGCCGAGGCGAAGAAGCGCAATATTCGCATCATGCTCGATATGGTGTTGAACCACACCTCGGACAAGCACCGGTGGTTTATCGAATCGGCGAGTTCGCGCACCAATCCGAAGCATGACTGGTACGTGTGGAACGACGGCGTACCGGGCACAGGCAAGAATGCGCACCAGGGGCCGCACGGCAGCGTGGTGCCGCCGAATAACTGGATTTCGGGATTTGGAGGTTCCGCGTGGGAGTGGAACCCGACCGTCAAGCAGTTCTACTATCACCAGTTCTACAAACAGCAGCCCGATCTGAACTGGCGCAATCCCGAGGTGGAGAAGGCGATGTTCGGCTCAATGCAGTTCTGGCTGGATCGCGGGGTTGCTGGCTTTCGGCTGGATGCCATTACGGACTTGTTTGAAGATCCGAAGTTGCATAACAACCCGGAGACGGGCGGTATCAACGCGCAGGGCGATCCTAACCTGGCAGACACCTATACCAACAACCTGCCGGAGGTGCATGACACGATTCGCCGCATGCGCGCAATGGTGGCGAAGTATCCCGGCAACCGCGTGCTGATTGGGGAGACCTATCTCCCGAACACGGCTGAGCTGGATAAGTGGTACGGTGGCACGGCCAAGGATGAGTTGCAGTTGCCGATGGATATGATCGTCGGCTTTTCCAACAGACTGAGCGCTTCCAACTTCCGCAAACGGATTGAAGAGGTCGAGACGCAGGTGCACGGCTCGCAGCCGCTGCTGGTCTTCGACAACCACGATAACGGGCGCAGCTGGGAGCGCTATGGCGATGGCGTTCACAACGAACAGATCGCCAAGCTGATCGCGGCGATGCTGTTCACTACGCACTCGACGGCGTTGATGTACTACGGCGAAGAACTGGGCATGGTCACCTCTGTGCCGACACGCGTTGAAGATGTGAAGGATCCCATCGGCATTACCGGCTGGCCGAAGGAGAAGGGCCGTGATGGCGAGCGCACGCCCATGCAGTGGGACGGTGCAACCGACGCTGGCTTCAGCACGGCTTCCAGCACATGGCTGCCTGTGGCTTCGAACTATAAGACGGTCAATGTACAGGCCGAGAGCGGCGATCCAAACTCGCTGTTGAACTGGCACAAGGAGTTGATCCATCTGCGGCGCGATCTGCCGGCCCTTCACGAGGGCGGCATGGTGATGCTCGACAGGACGAATTCGAATGTGTTGTCCTATGTGCGCACGGCTCCAGCAGGCGCAAAGGCGGTGGTCGTCATGCTGAACATGTCGGCGCAGCCGCAGACTCTCTCGCTCGATCTTGCGGAAGCAGGATTGAAGGGCAAGCGTGTAAAGACAATCCTGACAGACGAATCATCGCTCAAAGGGTTGTCGGCATTGACGAATGTTACGCTGCCGCCGTTTAGCTCCTGGGTGGGTTCGGTCGAGTAA
- a CDS encoding purine nucleoside permease, giving the protein MRTPAPCVPAILFLLAILFSPSLHAEAKPWPIRAVVIATFEVGKDTGDFPGEFQFWVEREHLTEIIDFPGGVHPLRTNPEHTILGMVSGTTLVNATASMMALGLDPRFDLSHAYLLINGIAGVDPHSASIGSAAWANYVVNDVARAIDPREAPATWPYGIFPNGASAPKPATLPKADWMRSNLYPLNPKLAAWAFAQTKDLKLGDDPTVAEFRKGFTGYPNAQRPPFVLMGDTFASDYYWHGKIMTQYAEDWVKLYTEGKGTFVMTEMEDAGFMNAIERLDKMHRVDSNRVLVLRTGSNYSMQQPGHDAVESVTAPYIGTRLALESAWLCGSTVLHNLLTHWDTTYSQIPGN; this is encoded by the coding sequence TTGCGCACACCCGCCCCTTGCGTCCCGGCCATCCTCTTCCTGCTTGCGATACTCTTTTCCCCGTCCCTTCATGCTGAAGCCAAACCCTGGCCGATTCGGGCGGTCGTCATCGCGACCTTTGAGGTCGGTAAGGACACCGGCGATTTCCCCGGAGAGTTCCAGTTCTGGGTCGAGCGCGAACACCTGACGGAGATTATCGACTTCCCCGGCGGCGTGCACCCGCTACGCACCAACCCCGAGCACACGATCCTCGGCATGGTCAGCGGAACGACGCTGGTGAACGCTACCGCCTCCATGATGGCGCTCGGCCTCGACCCGCGCTTCGACCTCAGCCACGCCTATCTCCTGATCAACGGCATCGCGGGCGTCGATCCCCATAGCGCTTCGATCGGCTCCGCCGCCTGGGCCAACTACGTCGTCAACGACGTGGCCCGCGCGATCGATCCCCGCGAGGCCCCCGCCACCTGGCCCTATGGCATCTTCCCCAACGGAGCCTCTGCCCCCAAACCCGCCACCCTGCCCAAGGCCGACTGGATGCGATCGAACCTCTATCCGCTGAACCCGAAGCTCGCCGCCTGGGCCTTTGCGCAGACCAAAGACCTCAAGCTGGGCGACGACCCCACCGTAGCCGAGTTCCGCAAGGGCTTCACCGGATATCCCAACGCCCAGCGCCCGCCCTTCGTCCTCATGGGCGACACCTTCGCCTCCGACTACTACTGGCACGGCAAGATCATGACCCAGTACGCCGAGGATTGGGTGAAGCTCTACACTGAGGGCAAGGGAACCTTTGTGATGACCGAGATGGAAGACGCAGGCTTCATGAACGCCATCGAACGCCTCGACAAGATGCACCGCGTCGATTCGAACCGCGTGCTGGTGCTGCGTACCGGCAGTAACTACTCCATGCAGCAGCCTGGCCACGATGCAGTCGAGTCGGTCACAGCGCCTTACATCGGCACCAGGCTCGCACTGGAATCCGCCTGGCTCTGCGGCAGCACCGTGCTGCACAACCTCCTCACGCACTGGGACACAACCTACAGCCAGATTCCGGGGAACTGA
- a CDS encoding PaaI family thioesterase: protein MAISGTKDTTCFVCGPDNPLGLRVPFVPDGDAGSTAVYVARKEHGGWNGILHGGVTFSLMDEAFGWCLYFQDIPSVTARIETRFHRPIPIGTRLHVRAWVVGQRKRLFDAKAEVRVGDADGMLLAESEAVLCRVMPAPVSELELAGAGR, encoded by the coding sequence ATGGCAATCTCTGGAACGAAGGACACCACCTGCTTTGTCTGCGGCCCCGATAACCCGCTAGGCCTGCGGGTTCCGTTCGTGCCGGATGGCGACGCGGGCAGTACGGCTGTCTATGTGGCACGCAAGGAGCACGGTGGATGGAACGGGATACTGCACGGAGGGGTGACGTTTTCGCTGATGGATGAAGCGTTTGGATGGTGCCTGTACTTTCAGGACATCCCATCGGTCACGGCGCGTATCGAGACGCGGTTTCACAGGCCGATTCCGATTGGCACACGGCTGCATGTTCGTGCCTGGGTGGTTGGGCAGCGGAAGCGCCTGTTTGACGCGAAGGCCGAGGTGAGAGTGGGCGATGCGGACGGTATGTTGCTGGCAGAGTCGGAGGCTGTATTGTGCCGCGTTATGCCTGCTCCTGTGTCCGAACTGGAACTGGCAGGAGCAGGCCGATGA
- a CDS encoding DUF2442 domain-containing protein codes for MVTQEAHDLAEARARQIKESGLYAVAAHFDAATGLMHVTLKKGFTVSFPKERSQVMANATNEDLSEVDISGAGWYVIFPKLDDGFTVEGMLSGRFGNDRWEREWAEKHQELQAA; via the coding sequence ATGGTCACACAAGAAGCGCATGATCTTGCAGAAGCACGCGCCCGACAGATAAAGGAAAGTGGTCTTTATGCCGTTGCTGCTCACTTTGATGCTGCGACTGGGTTGATGCACGTCACCCTGAAGAAGGGCTTCACGGTTTCCTTTCCGAAGGAGCGATCGCAGGTGATGGCGAACGCAACGAATGAGGACTTGAGTGAAGTAGATATCTCAGGTGCCGGCTGGTATGTCATCTTTCCTAAGCTCGACGATGGCTTTACGGTAGAGGGAATGCTCTCCGGCCGCTTTGGCAATGATCGCTGGGAACGGGAGTGGGCAGAAAAGCACCAGGAGCTTCAGGCTGCCTAG
- a CDS encoding GNAT family N-acetyltransferase, with the protein MNDIEVREFREGDESAFRRLNEEWIVRYFKLEAKDEYAFANPRETILDHGGRIFFAVRARECVGCCALLAMGPDEYEVAKMAVTASAQGSGLGKLLLQSTIKAARIAGAKRLYLETNHALTPAIRLYESLGFRHLPIERVVPSAYERADVFMELVLAMPAR; encoded by the coding sequence ATGAATGACATTGAAGTTCGTGAGTTTCGAGAGGGGGATGAGTCGGCGTTTCGTCGACTGAATGAGGAGTGGATCGTGCGCTACTTCAAGCTGGAGGCCAAGGATGAGTATGCGTTTGCGAATCCACGCGAAACGATCCTCGACCACGGCGGCAGAATCTTCTTTGCCGTGCGAGCCAGAGAGTGCGTAGGCTGCTGCGCCCTGCTGGCGATGGGGCCGGATGAATATGAAGTGGCGAAGATGGCAGTTACTGCTTCCGCACAGGGAAGCGGGCTTGGAAAGCTTCTATTGCAGAGCACGATCAAGGCAGCACGCATAGCGGGAGCGAAAAGGCTTTATCTGGAGACGAATCATGCGCTGACGCCGGCGATTCGTCTGTATGAGTCGCTGGGGTTCCGGCATCTTCCGATTGAGCGGGTTGTGCCTTCGGCGTATGAGCGTGCGGATGTGTTCATGGAGTTGGTGCTGGCGATGCCAGCCCGTTAG
- a CDS encoding aldo/keto reductase has protein sequence MSTIQKTFKIGGDLEVNRLGYGAMRLTGKGIWGEPADAEEAKRVLKRAVELGVNFIDTADSYGPDVSERLIGEALSPYAKGLVLATKAGLTRQGPDQWLPVGRPEYLTQQVEMSLRLLKTDVIDLWQLHRIDAKVPVEESLEAVAKLQKAGKIRHIGLSEVKPKEIDQARKVVEIVSVQNMYNVGDRQHEDVLEYCEKEGLAFIPWFPVAAGKLAQPGGKLDEVSKRHGATVSQLSLAWLLHRSPVMLPIPGTSSVKHLEENLKAAEISLSDDEMQEIESAAK, from the coding sequence ATGAGCACAATACAGAAGACATTCAAGATCGGCGGCGACCTGGAAGTGAACCGCCTTGGCTACGGAGCGATGCGGCTGACCGGCAAGGGAATCTGGGGCGAGCCCGCAGACGCCGAAGAAGCCAAGCGCGTTCTGAAGCGTGCCGTGGAGTTGGGCGTGAACTTTATCGATACGGCCGACAGCTACGGGCCGGATGTGAGCGAACGCCTGATCGGCGAGGCACTCTCTCCCTATGCGAAGGGGCTGGTGCTTGCGACCAAGGCCGGCTTGACCCGGCAGGGACCGGACCAGTGGCTGCCGGTAGGCCGTCCTGAGTACCTGACCCAGCAGGTAGAAATGAGTCTGCGCCTGCTGAAGACCGACGTGATCGATCTGTGGCAGTTGCACCGCATCGATGCGAAGGTCCCGGTGGAGGAGTCCCTGGAAGCGGTGGCCAAGCTGCAGAAGGCGGGCAAGATCCGGCACATCGGTCTGAGCGAAGTGAAGCCGAAGGAGATCGATCAGGCTCGCAAGGTGGTCGAGATCGTCAGCGTGCAGAACATGTACAACGTCGGCGACCGGCAGCATGAGGATGTGCTGGAGTACTGCGAGAAAGAGGGCCTGGCCTTCATTCCGTGGTTCCCCGTGGCGGCCGGCAAGCTGGCCCAGCCGGGCGGCAAGCTGGATGAGGTGTCGAAGCGCCATGGAGCGACCGTGTCGCAGCTCTCGCTGGCATGGCTGCTGCACCGGAGCCCGGTGATGCTGCCGATCCCCGGTACCTCGTCGGTCAAGCACCTTGAGGAGAATCTGAAGGCCGCTGAGATTTCGCTGTCGGATGACGAGATGCAGGAGATCGAGTCGGCGGCGAAGTAA